The Epinephelus lanceolatus isolate andai-2023 chromosome 10, ASM4190304v1, whole genome shotgun sequence genomic sequence GATAAATATGCTATTTTATGTTTGCTACATTATCTAATGTGTAATTGGGGAATGTTGTGAAAATTATTCATTAACAAGTTTATAATGCAGCACTGATTTGACCTCTTTATGCACCTGAAACTGCTTTGTGTTTTAACAGTTGAATGTTGTTATGTCATATTGAGTTGTTAGTGGGGAAGGTGTTGGGATTTTCAAAGGGACGGCCCATTAAGTTTTAATGAAGTTGGGAGGGACTTGCTTTTTCAAAAAAAAGTGAACCGTAAGATTGAGCCACACTTCATGCCTCAATAATTTGCTTCCAACACATTTGCTCTATTGTCTAGCCTATTTGTTCTTACACATGCAATAATCTATTACGACAATTCTTTTATTAAGTGTCCTCACATCTTCTTCACATCAGTACCATTTTTGGTGTTCAACAGTGTTTCCtctctcctgtgtctgtccCTGCAGTCTCCAGGTGCGCAATGGCTTCTCCTGGTCCAACGTTTTTGGTCGCACACTTGGAGATGCACAGGAGCTGGAACTATATGATGATGAGTACATTattcaggtcagtgtgtgtgtgtgtgtctgtgtgtgtgtatttgaaacATTCTGATAAGACAGTGTGACTTATGATTTGTTGacatttataaaataataatatcaataGTATACATCTATTTTATTATACAGGACCAGGAAATTATAGTAGCagcaacatttttctttaaactgaATAGTGTACTGTGATTCATATTATACTATATTCATCATtatatgaaaaacacaaaatgtgtgTACTAATCGAGGACTAACCACATGTACCAAGTGTGttaatgtcctcactctgtcaTGTTTCAGATCTCTGGCAAATACAACACCGCCTATATCTATCAGCTGATCTTTGTGACCAGTACAGGGAGATCTCTGATAGTTGGCCAGCCCACACATGTAATTATCTTcaacttttcctttttgttaCAATTATCAATACTTTTACTCATGGTCATGTGTTGACCTGTTGATGCTTTGTTACAGACCTCTTTCAACTTCTACCCGATCCACTATGGTTGCGAGCTAAAAATACTGAGTGGTCGCTATAACACCGCAGGGATCAAGTCTTTGGGAGCTCACTGGGGAAGTCGGATGATATCGACCAACACTTCAGTCCACGACTACTGACTACTAACAACAGTCTTAAGCAGAGAATAATCAACCTATCTTTTTCCATTAAGAAAGTATTTAGTCTGAAGGACAGATTGCAGTGATTTATTGCACTTTATCAATACCTCATGTATTTTGAGGAATGCTAATTGTAAGGATATTAAGAGATTATATATGTGGTTTTATTTCTGCATATTTAAATGGTTGGAAAAATGTTCAGTCTGACCAATATTTAATTCTGTTGCATGCAATAtgctgttgtatttttttgaaaggtatgtttttatttttcctcttgtgACTTTGTGGCTGTTATgcaaaattaataaaacaacTAAATCACAGCAACTTGATTTTATGTAATGATAATGAAGAACAACTATTGTGCAGTATCGTCCACAACTTCCTGCTTTTTCATGTGTGTGACACTGCAGTAACCTCAAACATACAATGGCAAACATaggaaaattttattttttgtcattgcaCAATTTAACTCAGATTCCACTGTTTTGAGAGCGCCTTGTCTTAATGAGctcatattttgtttagttaCAGAGTCCATAAAAATGCGTTGAGAGCAAAAGTTTTTCCCTCTGCCTCAGTGTCTTCCTGCTAAACATAAGTCACGCAGCAAAGATACTCCGCTATGATCATATTTACAGTTTCTACACAAGTTTTCGTTTGACTTGTCCTGCACTGAAGTCAAATTTCCAGTCTGATCTCTGTTGCCTTCAAACAGCAGGAAACAAGACTACTgtccttcttctgtggttttccAGGCGCAGTAGCTCAGGTAACTGCTTCCTATGTAgtacagtgtggtcagaaacgcAAAGAACTGCAAAGCGTGAAAAGTGTGGAAAAGATGTGGAGAAAAAGAACAcaggaaaagagagagggatgagAAGACAATGAGAAGgagtacatttattcatttaatattGAAAGATCATAATTCACAACTATTCTGTCCTCATCTGACATTCCAGTATCAGACTAGACAGATAGATAACAGAGTCCAATAATGGGATGATAGGTGATGGGTTTTTGTACTTTACTGAAAGTCCTTCAGTCTCATgaaacaaactgtaaaactgaaacagaacaacaaagcagaaatattacatttaaaacattgaATGTAGCCTTGTGTACATTATTCTAAACAATAtttcaaataaatcaaattaaacaaaGCAAATACATACAGTAGCCTAAACCACTGTAGC encodes the following:
- the LOC117250728 gene encoding zymogen granule membrane protein 16-like gives rise to the protein MFSLLFFAVLCASCLSAPSEHYSFSPPVGPGSGTSFSTAGDGGIRGVRVWESINSYITGLQVRNGFSWSNVFGRTLGDAQELELYDDEYIIQISGKYNTAYIYQLIFVTSTGRSLIVGQPTHTSFNFYPIHYGCELKILSGRYNTAGIKSLGAHWGSRMISTNTSVHDY